From Nerophis lumbriciformis linkage group LG38, RoL_Nlum_v2.1, whole genome shotgun sequence, the proteins below share one genomic window:
- the LOC140677611 gene encoding uncharacterized protein: MYRDGAVRRKMGPIIVNKSRSQDQLIEELQGKLGIGRVERRHKQRSDDWLTEGVIVMSNPQRTREERALPPVDKIIIPPESPVPQRKVICPPKSPPAPKSVPPVKQTPPPLPLPPPPPTPPPPREPTPPPPKEPTPPPREPTPPPVLLPPSPSPPPKPVTPPPPPKVFLSVGCQTEYDPLFPPMQAWITSLYSYLTLKSSYSRGQKSGKAYSVSPGYEWR, from the exons ATGTACAGGGACGGAGCGGTGCGGcgtaaaatgggacctattattgTCAATAAAAGCAGATCGCAGGATCAGCTCATTGAGGAGCTGCAGGGGAAACTGGGAATCGGCCGCGTGGAACGCCGCCATAAACAACGCTCTGACGACTGGTTGACGGAGGGCGTCATCGTGATGTCCAACCCGCAGAGAACGCGGGAAGAGAGGGCCCTCCCTCCTGTGGACAAG ATCATCATCCCTCCCGAATCTCCCGTCCCTCAGAGGAAAGTTATCTGTCCGCCAAAGTCCCCGCCAGCCCCCAAAAGCGTACCCCCTGTCAAACAGACACCTCCGCCACTGCCTCTGCCACCTCCGCCTCCGACCCCTCCCCCGCCCCGGGAACCAACCCCTCCTCCTCCCAAGGAGCCGACTCCCCCCCCAAGGGAACCCACACCGCCTCCTGTCCTGCTCCCTCCGTCACCGAGCCCTCCGCCCAAACCTGTCACCCCACCTCCGCCTCCGAAGGTGTTTCTATCAGTGGGTTGTCAGACTGAGTATGACCCCCTCTTCCCACCTATGCAGGCATGGATCACCTCTCTTTACTCTTACCTTACACTCAAATCtagttacagtcgtggtcaaaagt CTGGAAAGGCGTACTCAGTCAGTCCAGGTTACGAGTGGCGCTGA